A genomic region of Burkholderia humptydooensis contains the following coding sequences:
- the truA gene encoding tRNA pseudouridine(38-40) synthase TruA, producing MRIALGIQYDGAAFCGWQSQPHGKTVQDSLEAALAEFAQTSLHTTVAGRTDTGVHGLGQVVHFDTDLDRADFSWVRGTNAFLPSTIAVQWAKPMPDTFHARFAAYERTYYYALYVHPVRSPMLAGRTGWVHTPLDIDAMREAAGHLVGEHDFSAFRSSECQAKSPVKHLYQIGIRPDGDFIHFRFRASAFLHHMVRNLMGCLVAVGRGRYPASWLADVLESRDRDCAAPTFMPEGLYLAHVGYPAEFAVPPAQLGSVPWSSVWADLDGRP from the coding sequence ATGAGAATCGCACTCGGCATTCAGTACGACGGCGCGGCGTTCTGCGGCTGGCAGTCGCAGCCGCACGGCAAGACCGTCCAGGACTCGCTCGAGGCGGCGCTCGCGGAATTCGCGCAGACGTCGCTGCACACGACGGTCGCCGGCCGCACCGACACCGGCGTGCACGGCCTCGGCCAGGTCGTCCATTTCGATACCGACCTCGATCGCGCGGATTTCTCGTGGGTGCGCGGCACGAACGCGTTCCTGCCGTCGACGATCGCGGTGCAGTGGGCGAAGCCGATGCCGGACACGTTCCACGCGCGCTTCGCCGCGTACGAGCGCACCTATTACTACGCGCTGTACGTGCATCCGGTGCGCTCGCCGATGCTCGCGGGGCGCACGGGCTGGGTCCACACGCCGCTCGACATCGACGCGATGCGCGAAGCGGCCGGCCACCTCGTCGGCGAGCACGATTTCTCGGCGTTCCGCTCGTCCGAGTGCCAGGCGAAATCGCCCGTCAAGCATCTGTACCAGATCGGCATCCGCCCCGACGGCGATTTCATCCATTTCCGCTTCCGCGCGAGTGCATTTCTGCACCACATGGTGCGCAACCTGATGGGCTGCCTCGTCGCGGTGGGGCGCGGCCGCTATCCGGCGTCGTGGCTCGCCGACGTGCTCGAGAGCCGCGACCGCGATTGCGCGGCGCCGACTTTCATGCCCGAAGGGCTCTATCTCGCGCACGTCGGCTATCCGGCCGAATTCGCGGTGCCGCCCGCGCAGCTCGGCAGCGTGCCGTGGAGCAGCGTGTGGGCCGATCTGGACGGACGACCATGA
- a CDS encoding phosphoribosylanthranilate isomerase produces MTTDTTHPAHPAHPAVATTTDAPAAGAHGDTGGDAPPPRTRIKLCGLSKAGDVDWAAELGADAIGLVFYPKSPRAVTLEQAAALAARVPPFVSVVGLFVNPTEDEIARVANAVPLTLLQFHGDETPEQCASLAAAARLPWLRALRVGVASRPADLVESALHYSAARGLLFDTLVEHYGGSGKVFDWSLIPAELARRAVLSGGLNAQNVGDAIRQVRPFAVDVSSGIEAPGAKGVKDRARMAAFVRAVREADAG; encoded by the coding sequence ATGACGACCGATACGACCCATCCGGCCCATCCGGCCCATCCGGCCGTTGCGACGACGACCGACGCGCCTGCCGCCGGCGCGCACGGCGACACGGGCGGCGACGCGCCGCCGCCGCGCACGCGGATCAAGCTCTGCGGGCTGTCGAAGGCGGGCGACGTCGACTGGGCGGCCGAACTCGGCGCCGACGCGATCGGCCTCGTGTTCTACCCGAAGAGCCCGCGTGCGGTGACGCTCGAGCAGGCGGCCGCGCTCGCCGCGCGCGTGCCGCCGTTCGTGTCGGTCGTCGGGCTGTTCGTCAATCCGACCGAGGACGAGATCGCGCGCGTCGCGAACGCAGTGCCGCTCACGCTGCTGCAATTCCACGGCGACGAGACGCCCGAACAGTGCGCATCGCTCGCCGCGGCGGCGCGGCTGCCGTGGCTGCGCGCGCTGCGCGTGGGCGTGGCGAGCCGGCCGGCCGATTTGGTAGAATCGGCACTTCACTATTCGGCAGCCCGCGGCCTGTTGTTCGACACGCTCGTCGAGCACTACGGCGGCAGCGGCAAGGTCTTCGATTGGTCACTTATCCCAGCAGAGCTCGCGCGTCGGGCCGTTTTGAGTGGTGGGTTGAACGCGCAAAACGTCGGTGACGCGATCCGTCAGGTGCGTCCGTTCGCGGTCGATGTCTCGAGCGGCATCGAAGCGCCGGGCGCGAAGGGCGTGAAGGATCGCGCCCGCATGGCGGCGTTCGTGCGCGCAGTGCGCGAAGCGGACGCCGGGTGA
- the trpB gene encoding tryptophan synthase subunit beta, whose amino-acid sequence MYNLPDDRGHFGPYGGVFVAETLIHALDELRAAYEKFKSDPDFVAEYDRELKHFVGRPSPIYHAQRWSETLGGAQIYLKREDLNHTGAHKINNVIGQALLAKRMGKKRVIAETGAGQHGVATATICARFGMECVVYMGSEDVRRQAANVYRMKLLGATVVPVESGSRTLKDALNEAMRDWVTNIENTFYIIGTVAGPHPYPMMVRDFQRVIGDECKVQMPELAGRQPDAVIACVGGGSNAMGIFYPYIDDAAVRLIGVEAAGDGLDTGHHAASLIAGSPGVLHGNRTYLLQDGDGQIIETHSVSAGLDYPGVGPEHAWLKDSGRAQYVGITDDEALKAFHDCCRIEGIIPALESSHAIAYGVKLAPTLPKDKILLVNLSGRGDKDMHTVAERSGLVL is encoded by the coding sequence ATGTATAACCTTCCCGATGATCGTGGCCATTTCGGCCCATATGGCGGCGTGTTCGTCGCCGAAACGCTGATTCACGCGCTCGACGAGCTGCGTGCCGCTTACGAGAAATTCAAGAGCGATCCCGATTTCGTCGCCGAGTACGACCGCGAGCTGAAGCACTTCGTCGGCCGTCCGTCGCCGATCTATCACGCGCAGCGCTGGAGCGAGACGCTCGGCGGCGCGCAGATCTACCTGAAGCGCGAAGACCTGAACCACACGGGCGCGCACAAGATCAACAACGTGATCGGCCAGGCGCTGCTCGCGAAGCGGATGGGCAAGAAGCGCGTGATCGCCGAGACGGGCGCGGGCCAGCACGGCGTCGCGACCGCGACGATCTGCGCGCGCTTCGGGATGGAGTGCGTTGTCTACATGGGCTCGGAAGACGTGCGCCGGCAGGCTGCCAACGTCTACCGGATGAAGCTGCTCGGCGCGACCGTCGTGCCCGTCGAATCCGGCTCGCGCACGCTGAAGGACGCGCTGAACGAGGCGATGCGCGACTGGGTCACGAACATCGAGAACACGTTCTACATCATCGGCACGGTGGCGGGCCCGCACCCGTACCCGATGATGGTGCGCGACTTCCAGCGCGTGATCGGCGACGAATGCAAGGTGCAGATGCCCGAGCTCGCCGGCCGGCAGCCGGATGCGGTGATCGCGTGCGTCGGCGGCGGCTCGAACGCGATGGGCATCTTCTATCCGTACATCGACGACGCGGCCGTCCGGCTGATCGGCGTCGAGGCGGCGGGCGACGGGCTCGACACCGGCCATCACGCGGCTTCGCTGATCGCGGGCAGCCCGGGCGTGCTGCACGGCAACCGCACGTATCTGCTGCAGGACGGCGACGGCCAGATCATCGAGACGCATTCGGTGTCGGCGGGCCTCGACTATCCGGGCGTGGGCCCCGAGCACGCGTGGCTGAAGGACAGCGGCCGCGCGCAGTACGTCGGCATCACCGACGACGAGGCGCTGAAGGCGTTCCACGATTGCTGCCGGATCGAGGGGATCATCCCGGCGCTCGAATCGAGCCACGCGATCGCATACGGCGTGAAGCTCGCGCCGACGCTGCCGAAGGACAAGATCCTGCTCGTCAACCTGTCGGGGCGCGGCGACAAGGACATGCACACGGTCGCCGAGCGATCGGGCCTCGTGCTCTGA
- a CDS encoding DNA-methyltransferase, with product MRDLIEEPGGGAASDAEAVQPAAVAPRALSAGIELHNRDFLHDAASLPDASIDLIVADPPYGLGKDYGNDSDKRSGDEHLAWTREWLELAIPKLKPTGSMYVFCTWQYAPEIFSFLKTKLTMVNEIIWDRRVPSMGGTTRRFTSVHDNIGFFAVSKGYYFDLDPVRIPYDADTKKARSRKLFEGSKWLEMGYNPKDVWSVSRLHRQHAERVDHPTQKPLEIIERMVLASCPPGGRVLDPFMGSGTTAVACARQRRDFVGYEINESYCAIARERVASLAAISAPADA from the coding sequence ATGCGCGACCTGATCGAAGAGCCGGGCGGCGGCGCCGCGAGCGACGCGGAAGCGGTTCAGCCTGCCGCCGTCGCGCCGCGCGCGCTGTCCGCCGGCATCGAATTGCACAACCGCGATTTCCTGCACGACGCCGCGAGCCTGCCGGACGCGTCGATCGACCTGATCGTCGCCGATCCGCCGTACGGGCTCGGCAAGGACTACGGCAACGACTCGGACAAGCGCTCGGGCGACGAGCATCTCGCGTGGACGCGCGAGTGGCTCGAACTCGCGATACCGAAGCTCAAGCCCACCGGCTCGATGTACGTGTTCTGCACGTGGCAGTACGCGCCCGAGATCTTCAGCTTCCTGAAGACGAAGCTCACGATGGTCAACGAGATCATCTGGGACCGGCGCGTGCCGAGCATGGGCGGCACGACGCGCCGCTTCACGTCGGTGCACGACAACATCGGCTTTTTCGCGGTTTCGAAGGGCTATTACTTCGATCTCGATCCGGTCCGCATCCCGTACGACGCCGATACGAAGAAGGCCCGCTCGCGCAAGCTGTTCGAAGGCAGCAAGTGGCTGGAGATGGGCTACAACCCGAAGGACGTCTGGTCGGTCTCGCGCCTGCACCGGCAGCACGCGGAGCGCGTCGATCATCCGACCCAGAAGCCGCTCGAAATCATCGAGCGGATGGTGCTCGCGAGCTGCCCGCCGGGCGGCCGCGTGCTCGATCCGTTCATGGGCAGCGGCACGACCGCGGTGGCCTGCGCGCGGCAGCGGCGCGACTTCGTCGGCTACGAGATCAACGAAAGCTATTGCGCGATCGCACGCGAACGCGTCGCGTCGCTCGCGGCAATCTCGGCGCCGGCCGACGCGTGA
- the trpA gene encoding tryptophan synthase subunit alpha, which produces MSRIQNTFAALAAQGRKGLIPFITAGDPDPARTVELMHALAEGGADVIELGVPFSDPMADGPVIQRSSERALAKGVTLHRVLDDVRRFRERDQKTPVVLMGYANPIERMGEDAFAAAARDAGVDGVLVVDYPPEESHDFAAKMQAAGIDPIFLLAPTSTDDRIAAVGQVASGYVYYVSLKGVTGAANLDVSSIAGKIPAIKSRVPLPVGVGFGIRDAATARAVAGVADAVVIGSRLVQLLEQAAPENAAAELQGFVAELRAAIDGAAKPAA; this is translated from the coding sequence ATGTCCCGTATTCAGAATACTTTTGCCGCACTCGCCGCCCAAGGCCGCAAGGGGCTGATCCCGTTCATCACCGCGGGCGATCCCGATCCGGCGAGGACCGTCGAACTGATGCACGCGCTCGCCGAAGGCGGCGCCGACGTGATCGAGCTCGGCGTGCCGTTCTCCGATCCGATGGCGGACGGCCCCGTGATCCAGCGCTCGTCGGAGCGCGCGCTCGCGAAGGGCGTGACGCTTCATCGCGTGCTCGACGACGTGAGGCGCTTCCGCGAGCGCGACCAGAAGACGCCCGTCGTGCTGATGGGCTACGCGAATCCGATCGAGCGGATGGGCGAGGATGCGTTCGCGGCGGCCGCGCGCGACGCGGGCGTCGACGGCGTGCTCGTCGTCGACTATCCGCCCGAGGAATCGCACGATTTCGCCGCGAAGATGCAAGCGGCGGGCATCGATCCGATTTTCCTGCTCGCGCCGACCTCGACCGACGACCGGATCGCCGCCGTCGGCCAGGTGGCGAGCGGCTACGTCTACTATGTGTCGCTCAAAGGGGTGACGGGCGCCGCAAATCTGGATGTTTCCAGCATTGCGGGTAAAATCCCGGCCATCAAGTCGCGCGTGCCGCTTCCCGTCGGGGTCGGTTTCGGCATCCGCGACGCCGCGACGGCGCGCGCGGTGGCCGGGGTGGCGGATGCCGTCGTGATCGGCAGCCGCCTCGTCCAGTTGCTGGAGCAGGCCGCGCCGGAGAACGCCGCCGCCGAGCTCCAGGGGTTCGTCGCCGAGTTGCGCGCCGCGATCGACGGCGCGGCGAAGCCGGCGGCGTAA
- the accD gene encoding acetyl-CoA carboxylase, carboxyltransferase subunit beta, with amino-acid sequence MSWLDKLLPPKIKQTDPKSRKGIPEGLWVKCPSCEAVLYRNDVDANQHVCPKCDHHMRIGARERLDALLDPEGRYEIGQEIVPVDTLKFKDSRKYPDRLKEAMDETGETDAMVVMGGAIHTLPVVAACFEFSFMGGSMGSVVGERFVRGAQNALEQQVPFICFAASGGARMQESLLSLMQMAKTTAMLTKLSEAKLPFISVLTDPTMGGVSASFAFLGDVVIAEPKALIGFAGPRVIEQTVREKLPEGFQRAEFLLQKGAIDMIVDRRKMRDEIAQLLALLQRQPADALA; translated from the coding sequence ATGAGCTGGCTCGACAAACTGTTGCCGCCGAAGATCAAGCAGACCGATCCGAAAAGCCGCAAGGGGATTCCCGAGGGCCTGTGGGTCAAGTGCCCGTCGTGCGAAGCGGTGCTGTACCGCAACGACGTCGACGCGAATCAGCACGTGTGCCCGAAGTGCGATCACCACATGCGCATCGGCGCGCGCGAGCGCCTCGACGCGCTGCTCGATCCGGAAGGCCGCTACGAGATCGGCCAGGAGATCGTCCCGGTCGATACGCTGAAGTTCAAGGACAGCCGCAAGTATCCGGACCGTCTGAAGGAAGCGATGGACGAGACGGGCGAGACCGACGCGATGGTCGTGATGGGCGGCGCGATCCACACGCTGCCCGTCGTCGCCGCGTGCTTCGAGTTCTCGTTCATGGGCGGCTCGATGGGCTCGGTCGTCGGCGAGCGCTTCGTGCGCGGCGCGCAGAACGCGCTCGAGCAGCAGGTGCCGTTCATCTGCTTTGCCGCGTCGGGCGGCGCGCGGATGCAGGAGAGCCTGCTGTCGCTGATGCAGATGGCGAAGACCACCGCGATGCTGACGAAGCTGTCCGAGGCGAAGCTGCCGTTCATCTCGGTGCTGACCGATCCGACGATGGGCGGCGTGTCGGCGAGCTTCGCGTTTCTCGGCGACGTCGTGATCGCCGAGCCGAAGGCGCTGATCGGCTTCGCCGGCCCGCGCGTGATCGAGCAGACGGTGCGCGAGAAGCTGCCGGAAGGCTTCCAGCGCGCGGAGTTCCTGCTGCAGAAGGGTGCGATCGACATGATCGTCGACCGCCGCAAGATGCGCGACGAAATCGCGCAGTTGCTCGCGCTGTTGCAGCGCCAGCCGGCCGACGCGCTGGCTTGA
- the folC gene encoding bifunctional tetrahydrofolate synthase/dihydrofolate synthase translates to MSTFSTLDAWLSHLESAHPVGIDMGLTRIGRVKDALKLEFACPVITVGGTNGKGSTCAFLETILTRAGYKVGCHTSPHLLRFNERARIDGRIVDDEALLPHFEAVEAARTSLPEPVSLTYFEFTTLAIMHLFASRGLDAVILEVGLGGRLDAVNVIDTDCAIVTSIDVDHIDYLGDTREKIAFEKAGIFRPGKPAICGDPAPPHALVDHAAAIGADLWLVGRDFRCSTQPGSERQQWAYLGRDKRYPALAYPALRGANQLLNASAALAALEALRERLPVSAQDIRLGLANVELPGRFQVLPGKPLVLLDVAHNPHAAAVLAQNLDSMGYYPYTHAVFGAMADKDLVGIVARLKGAIDHWHLTDLPLPRAASADVLERVLRGAGVENGAQHSVTRHAAPADAFLDALKSASDNDRIVVFGSFYTVAGVMPVVDRRHDH, encoded by the coding sequence ATGAGCACTTTTTCCACTCTCGACGCGTGGCTCTCGCACCTCGAAAGCGCGCATCCCGTCGGCATCGACATGGGCCTCACCCGCATCGGCCGGGTCAAGGACGCGTTGAAGCTCGAATTCGCGTGCCCGGTGATCACGGTCGGCGGCACGAACGGCAAGGGCTCGACCTGTGCATTCCTCGAGACGATCCTGACGCGCGCGGGCTACAAGGTCGGCTGCCACACGTCGCCGCATCTGCTGCGCTTCAACGAGCGCGCGCGCATCGACGGCCGGATCGTCGACGACGAAGCGCTGCTGCCGCACTTCGAGGCGGTCGAGGCGGCGCGCACGAGCCTGCCGGAGCCGGTGTCGCTCACGTACTTCGAGTTCACGACGCTCGCGATCATGCACTTGTTCGCGTCGCGCGGGCTCGACGCGGTGATCCTCGAAGTGGGGCTCGGCGGCCGGCTCGACGCGGTCAACGTGATCGATACCGATTGCGCGATCGTGACGAGCATCGACGTCGACCACATCGACTATCTCGGCGACACGCGCGAGAAGATCGCGTTCGAGAAGGCGGGCATCTTCCGGCCGGGCAAGCCCGCGATCTGCGGCGACCCGGCGCCGCCGCACGCGCTCGTCGACCATGCGGCCGCGATCGGCGCGGATCTGTGGCTCGTCGGGCGCGACTTCCGCTGCTCGACGCAGCCGGGCAGCGAGCGCCAGCAATGGGCGTACCTCGGCCGCGACAAGCGCTATCCGGCGCTCGCGTATCCGGCGCTGCGCGGCGCGAACCAGTTGCTCAACGCGTCGGCGGCGCTCGCCGCGCTCGAGGCGCTGCGCGAGCGGCTGCCCGTGTCCGCGCAGGACATCCGGCTCGGGCTCGCGAACGTCGAGCTGCCGGGGCGTTTCCAGGTGCTGCCCGGCAAGCCGCTCGTGCTGCTCGACGTCGCGCACAATCCGCACGCGGCCGCGGTGCTCGCGCAGAATCTCGATTCGATGGGCTACTACCCGTACACGCACGCGGTGTTCGGCGCGATGGCAGACAAGGATCTCGTGGGAATCGTCGCGCGGCTGAAGGGCGCGATCGATCACTGGCATCTGACCGATCTGCCGCTGCCGCGCGCGGCGTCGGCCGACGTGCTCGAGCGCGTGCTGCGCGGCGCGGGCGTCGAGAACGGCGCGCAGCACAGCGTCACGCGCCACGCGGCGCCGGCCGATGCGTTCCTCGATGCACTAAAAAGCGCATCCGACAATGATAGAATTGTGGTTTTCGGTAGCTTCTACACGGTAGCGGGCGTGATGCCCGTCGTGGACCGCCGCCATGACCACTGA
- a CDS encoding SPOR domain-containing protein yields the protein MERRSRRTERPDTDALLLDPTLPEKQRARRRLVGAIALVVAAVIVLPMVLDSHPKPVTDDVQIDIPNRPSHQAAAANDEDASDVQAGVAHDEPPASETAAAAAPAPAVAAKSDVKPDVKPDTKTGAKEARKAQTAAAQKPAAQPSADAVPASRAPAATASADGDASSPASPPGARFALQLGAFRDDAAARNWATKLKAAGVPAYVEHRKQADGSTATLLRAGPFADRVAASAAIAKVREAGLTQ from the coding sequence GTGGAACGCCGTTCGCGCCGCACCGAGCGGCCCGATACCGACGCACTGCTGCTCGATCCGACCCTTCCTGAAAAACAACGCGCGCGCCGGCGGCTCGTCGGCGCGATCGCACTCGTCGTCGCCGCGGTGATCGTGCTGCCGATGGTGCTCGATTCGCATCCGAAGCCCGTCACCGACGACGTCCAGATCGACATCCCGAATCGCCCGTCGCACCAGGCGGCCGCCGCGAACGACGAAGACGCGTCGGACGTCCAGGCGGGCGTCGCGCACGACGAGCCGCCCGCGTCCGAGACGGCCGCTGCCGCCGCGCCCGCGCCTGCCGTAGCCGCCAAATCGGATGTGAAGCCGGATGTGAAGCCGGACACGAAGACGGGCGCCAAGGAAGCCAGGAAGGCCCAGACCGCCGCCGCGCAGAAGCCGGCCGCGCAGCCGTCGGCCGATGCGGTCCCGGCGTCGCGCGCGCCGGCCGCGACCGCATCGGCCGACGGCGACGCGTCTTCGCCCGCATCGCCGCCCGGCGCGCGCTTCGCGCTGCAGCTCGGCGCGTTCCGCGACGACGCGGCCGCCCGCAACTGGGCGACGAAGCTGAAGGCGGCGGGCGTGCCCGCGTATGTCGAGCACCGCAAGCAGGCCGACGGCAGTACGGCTACACTGTTGCGCGCGGGGCCGTTCGCCGATCGCGTGGCCGCTTCCGCCGCGATCGCGAAGGTGCGCGAAGCGGGCCTCACGCAGTAA
- a CDS encoding CvpA family protein, with translation MLTAFDYAVLLVIGLSALRGAWRGFVGEIFGLIGWIAAFLIACRFVGVVLPYIPATWPGGALTQWVVAFALIIIGVVLVAGVANALLSRIAQATGLGGVDRSLGMMFGLVRGVLLVLLLVAAAGLTELPKQDFWRDALLRPFAEQGVRELKPLLPDGLAAYIHV, from the coding sequence ATGCTGACTGCTTTCGATTACGCCGTGCTGCTGGTGATCGGTTTGTCGGCGCTGCGCGGCGCGTGGCGGGGATTCGTCGGCGAGATCTTCGGCCTGATCGGCTGGATCGCCGCATTTCTGATCGCGTGCCGTTTCGTCGGCGTCGTGCTGCCCTATATTCCGGCGACTTGGCCGGGCGGCGCGCTGACCCAGTGGGTCGTCGCGTTCGCGTTGATCATCATCGGCGTCGTGCTCGTCGCGGGCGTCGCGAACGCGCTGCTGTCGCGGATCGCGCAGGCGACGGGCCTGGGCGGCGTCGACCGGTCGCTCGGCATGATGTTCGGCCTCGTGCGCGGCGTGCTGCTCGTGCTGCTGCTCGTCGCGGCGGCGGGACTCACCGAGCTGCCGAAACAGGATTTCTGGCGCGACGCGTTGCTGCGTCCGTTCGCCGAACAGGGCGTGCGCGAGCTCAAGCCGCTCTTGCCCGACGGGCTCGCTGCGTACATTCACGTCTGA
- the purF gene encoding amidophosphoribosyltransferase encodes MCGIVGVISQSPVNQLVYDSLLLLQHRGQDAAGIATADGSNFHMYKANGMVRDVFRTRNMRSLPGTAGIGQVRYPTAGSASSEAEAQPFYVNAPFGIILAHNGNLTNWQQLKDEMFRIDRRHINTNSDSEVLLNVLAHELQLSTTGLELDPDSLFKAVAGVHRRARGSYAIVSLIAGYGLLAFRDPFGIRPLCIGKLETEQGTEWIVASESVAVEGIGFEFVRDVKPGEAVFIDVNGRFHSRQCADKPSLNPCMFEYVYLARPDSCLDGVPVYNVRLRMGDYLAEKVRRELPNVPIDVVMPIPDSSRPAAMQVAAKLGVEYREGFFKNRYVGRTFIMPGQAVRKKSVRQKLNAMSIEFKDKHVLIVDDSIVRGTTSHEIVQMARDAGAKSVIFASAAPPVKFPNVYGIDMPTRGELVAHGRTDEEVAKIIGADYLIYQDVDDLRRAVRDINPSLEGFEASCFDGDYITGDVTPEYLDAIERARLAPASQADRDPSGEGAERSQMNLQLSVE; translated from the coding sequence ATGTGCGGCATCGTAGGCGTTATCTCCCAGTCCCCGGTCAACCAGCTTGTCTACGACAGCCTGCTGCTGCTGCAGCATCGCGGTCAGGACGCGGCGGGCATCGCGACGGCGGACGGCAGCAATTTCCATATGTACAAGGCGAACGGCATGGTGCGCGACGTGTTCCGCACGCGCAACATGCGCAGCCTGCCCGGCACGGCCGGGATCGGTCAGGTCCGTTACCCGACGGCGGGCTCCGCGTCGAGTGAAGCCGAAGCGCAACCGTTCTACGTGAATGCGCCGTTCGGCATCATCCTCGCGCACAACGGCAACCTGACGAACTGGCAGCAGTTGAAGGACGAGATGTTCCGCATCGACCGCCGCCACATCAACACGAATTCCGACAGCGAGGTGCTGCTGAACGTGCTCGCGCACGAGCTGCAGCTCTCGACGACGGGCCTCGAGCTCGATCCCGATTCGCTGTTCAAGGCGGTCGCGGGCGTGCACCGCCGCGCGCGCGGCTCGTATGCGATCGTGTCGCTGATCGCGGGCTACGGCCTGCTCGCGTTCCGCGATCCGTTCGGCATCCGCCCGCTTTGCATCGGCAAGCTCGAAACCGAACAGGGCACCGAGTGGATCGTCGCGTCGGAATCGGTCGCGGTCGAGGGCATCGGCTTCGAATTCGTCCGCGACGTGAAGCCGGGCGAGGCGGTCTTCATCGACGTGAACGGCAGGTTCCACAGCCGCCAGTGCGCGGACAAGCCGAGCCTGAACCCGTGCATGTTCGAGTACGTGTACCTCGCGCGCCCGGATTCGTGCCTCGACGGCGTGCCCGTCTACAACGTGCGCCTGCGCATGGGCGACTACCTCGCCGAGAAGGTCAGGCGCGAGCTGCCGAACGTGCCGATCGACGTCGTGATGCCGATTCCCGATTCGTCGCGGCCGGCTGCGATGCAGGTGGCGGCGAAGCTCGGCGTCGAGTATCGCGAGGGCTTCTTCAAGAACCGTTATGTCGGCCGCACGTTCATCATGCCCGGCCAGGCGGTGCGCAAGAAGTCGGTGCGCCAGAAGCTCAACGCGATGAGCATCGAGTTCAAGGACAAGCACGTGCTGATCGTCGACGATTCGATCGTGCGCGGCACCACCTCGCACGAGATCGTGCAGATGGCGCGCGACGCGGGCGCGAAATCGGTGATCTTCGCTTCGGCGGCGCCGCCCGTGAAATTCCCGAACGTCTACGGGATCGACATGCCGACGCGCGGCGAGCTCGTCGCGCACGGCCGCACCGACGAGGAAGTCGCGAAGATCATCGGCGCCGATTACCTGATCTACCAGGACGTCGACGATCTGCGCCGCGCGGTGCGCGACATCAACCCGTCGCTCGAGGGCTTCGAGGCGTCGTGCTTCGACGGCGACTACATCACGGGCGACGTCACGCCCGAGTATCTGGACGCGATCGAGCGCGCGCGCCTCGCGCCCGCGTCGCAGGCGGATCGCGATCCGAGCGGCGAAGGCGCCGAGCGCTCGCAGATGAACCTGCAACTGTCGGTCGAGTGA
- a CDS encoding O-succinylhomoserine sulfhydrylase: MDDSLNFDTLAVRSGTLRSEFNEHSEALFLTSSFCYASAAEAAERFKHSEDYYTYSRFTNPTVTMFQDRLAALEGGEACIATASGMAAITSVVMAALQAGDHLVSSRSLFGSTLGLFGQIFAKFGITTTFVDPADLDAWRAAVRPETKMFFLETPSNPMTELADIEAIGKIAKAANALFVVDNCFCSPVLQQPLKLGADVVMHSATKFLDGQGRVLGGALVGSKAFIMEKVFPFVRTAGPTLSAFNAWVLLKGMETLSLRVNRQSENALEIARWLEAHPAVKRVFYPGLESHPQHALAKRQQKSGGSVVSFELKGDTPEQQRANAWRVIDGTKIVSITANLGDTRTTITHPATTTHSRIAPEAREAAGITEGLIRLAVGLEAPADIRDDLARGLAGGFAG; the protein is encoded by the coding sequence ATGGACGACTCTCTCAACTTCGACACGCTCGCCGTCCGCTCGGGCACGCTGCGCAGCGAATTCAACGAGCATTCGGAAGCGCTCTTCCTGACGTCGAGCTTCTGCTACGCGAGCGCGGCCGAGGCGGCCGAGCGCTTCAAGCATTCGGAAGACTATTACACGTACTCGCGCTTCACGAACCCGACCGTCACGATGTTCCAGGACCGCCTCGCGGCGCTCGAGGGCGGCGAGGCGTGCATCGCGACCGCGTCCGGGATGGCGGCGATCACGTCGGTCGTGATGGCCGCGTTGCAGGCGGGCGACCACCTCGTCAGCTCGCGCAGCCTGTTCGGCTCGACGCTCGGGCTGTTCGGCCAGATCTTCGCGAAGTTCGGGATCACGACGACGTTTGTCGATCCGGCCGATCTCGACGCATGGCGCGCCGCCGTGCGCCCCGAGACGAAGATGTTCTTCCTCGAGACGCCGTCGAACCCGATGACGGAGCTCGCCGACATCGAGGCGATCGGCAAGATCGCGAAGGCCGCGAACGCGCTCTTCGTCGTCGACAACTGTTTCTGCAGCCCGGTGCTGCAGCAGCCGCTCAAGCTCGGCGCGGACGTCGTGATGCACTCGGCGACCAAGTTCCTCGACGGCCAGGGCCGCGTGCTCGGCGGCGCGCTCGTCGGGTCGAAGGCGTTCATCATGGAGAAGGTGTTCCCGTTCGTGCGCACCGCGGGGCCGACGCTGTCCGCGTTCAACGCGTGGGTGCTGCTCAAGGGGATGGAGACGCTGTCGCTGCGCGTGAACCGGCAATCGGAGAACGCGCTCGAGATCGCCCGCTGGCTCGAAGCGCATCCGGCCGTCAAGCGCGTGTTCTATCCGGGGCTCGAATCGCACCCGCAGCATGCGCTCGCGAAGCGTCAGCAGAAGTCGGGCGGCTCGGTCGTGTCGTTCGAGCTGAAGGGCGACACGCCGGAGCAGCAGCGCGCGAACGCGTGGCGCGTGATCGACGGCACGAAGATCGTGTCGATCACCGCGAACCTCGGCGACACGCGCACGACGATCACGCATCCGGCGACGACGACGCACAGCCGGATCGCGCCAGAGGCGCGCGAGGCGGCGGGGATTACCGAAGGGCTGATCCGGCTCGCGGTCGGACTCGAGGCTCCGGCGGACATCCGCGACGATCTCGCGCGCGGGCTCGCGGGCGGGTTCGCGGGCTGA